A window of Cohnella herbarum contains these coding sequences:
- a CDS encoding response regulator transcription factor yields the protein MFNVLIVDDEPIICGAISRFLLRSEYGIVRAETALNGFEALDYLRLDKFDLIITDIQMGGMNGIELMEVIFSEHPNIPIIVISAHEDFHYAQQALRLGAIDYLIKPVESEHLYQVVGNALSKRHSEDLRTWEHQIRQKYAVGQLLTAKSILLYEWLSDEDNEWTSDELEVVFSDLGVLLPGPFYCVLNVELDLGEGGLRRNTRFNVKDRKLLLFAALNIIEESLSSWEAVSFYGLKGQLVTIVSIKEAEWKQWGTEALTQIQLIARTMQANISTYLNLNSWIGLSRTTEGVTRIPALYLETKDALEAKQNDRPELPVYYIGDVEQQLDKLMLRWQQHLEGLVKVLQQQTEAEQAEAVVMRLLKELTKLGMPEEQWANCLLQAAYCLYGMLGELRDMLEEESLPPEPQAYARHAVSKEKIGEFGAYLTEIARCVIVGHVRRESSTVMKAMEYIRRSYANKGLKLQDVAREVHLSPNYFSYLFKRVTDKNLWDYLTEIRMKEAKRLLLQSDKKRYEISESIGYESPEHFSRVFKKHFGVSPADYRNR from the coding sequence ATGTTTAATGTATTGATCGTCGATGACGAGCCGATCATTTGCGGTGCAATCAGCCGATTCCTTCTGCGTTCCGAATATGGAATCGTGAGGGCCGAGACGGCGCTGAATGGCTTCGAAGCTCTTGATTATTTGAGGTTGGATAAGTTCGATCTGATCATTACAGATATTCAAATGGGCGGCATGAACGGTATCGAGCTAATGGAAGTGATCTTCTCCGAGCATCCGAATATTCCGATTATCGTCATTTCCGCTCATGAGGATTTTCATTATGCTCAACAGGCGCTTCGGCTTGGAGCTATTGATTACCTGATCAAGCCAGTGGAATCCGAGCATCTGTATCAAGTGGTAGGCAATGCGCTCAGCAAGCGACATTCCGAGGACTTGAGGACCTGGGAGCACCAAATACGGCAGAAGTATGCAGTAGGCCAATTGCTAACGGCAAAATCGATTCTGTTATATGAATGGCTAAGCGACGAGGACAATGAATGGACTTCGGATGAGCTTGAGGTCGTCTTCTCCGATCTAGGGGTTCTATTGCCGGGTCCGTTCTATTGCGTGCTCAATGTCGAGTTGGATTTGGGCGAAGGAGGCTTGCGCCGAAACACGAGGTTTAACGTCAAAGATCGCAAGCTGCTGCTCTTCGCCGCTTTGAATATTATCGAAGAGAGTCTTTCAAGCTGGGAGGCGGTGAGCTTCTATGGGTTGAAAGGCCAACTGGTAACTATCGTCTCGATTAAAGAGGCGGAATGGAAGCAGTGGGGCACAGAGGCATTGACTCAAATCCAACTGATTGCGCGTACGATGCAGGCGAATATCTCAACGTATCTCAATCTGAACAGTTGGATTGGGCTTAGTCGGACGACTGAGGGAGTAACTCGGATTCCAGCCTTGTACCTGGAGACGAAGGATGCGCTGGAGGCCAAGCAGAATGACCGTCCTGAGTTACCGGTCTATTATATCGGCGATGTCGAGCAGCAGCTTGACAAGTTAATGCTCCGTTGGCAGCAGCATCTCGAGGGTCTCGTCAAGGTGCTGCAACAGCAAACGGAAGCCGAGCAGGCCGAGGCGGTTGTCATGCGTTTACTTAAAGAGCTAACGAAGCTTGGCATGCCGGAAGAGCAGTGGGCGAACTGCTTGCTGCAGGCGGCATATTGCCTGTACGGGATGCTGGGTGAATTACGCGATATGTTGGAAGAGGAGAGTCTTCCGCCAGAACCGCAGGCTTATGCAAGGCATGCGGTGTCGAAGGAGAAAATCGGCGAATTCGGAGCCTATCTCACGGAGATCGCCCGATGTGTCATTGTAGGACATGTTCGGCGAGAGAGCTCGACGGTCATGAAGGCAATGGAATATATTCGCCGTTCTTATGCAAACAAGGGCTTGAAGCTGCAGGATGTGGCCCGCGAGGTTCACCTTAGCCCGAACTATTTCAGTTATCTCTTCAAGCGGGTGACGGATAAGAACCTGTGGGACTACCTAACGGAAATCCGGATGAAAGAGGCCAAACGACTCCTTCTACAAAGCGACAAAAAGCGATATGAGATTTCCGAATCCATCGGTTACGAGTCTCCTGAGCATTTTAGTCGAGTATTCAAGAAGCACTTCGGTGTCAGCCCCGCCGACTATCGCAATAGGTAA
- a CDS encoding sensor histidine kinase produces MPLKNKIILSFLAFIVIPFLIVGGFSYRQASEMTKEQVSLTLFRLAKQNGITLERTLNSMNEKTLKFIEEHFINNAKSPIVLSQISDLSEYNTISDIISKFTLDGTHYALFVPDANDKWNYTLDSGKEFGLIYTDSNRLPPFYEEAVQLRGTGIIRVVKFGDSLRPTVCFVRAIVDPQDSKQTLGVLYVTHLETILFNDIWDNQVPSGSRSYLINERNEVLSSDSNEQIGSKMDIPVQMQQITNDYRVVNWHNRQVLFTSIYNQKFSTRLVYEVPVHTMIGEQESYQRVLFVVMLLCFLFVAGYLVYMLRLMLSPLHKLSKLAERYEPGMTFSLLSMVQRNDEIGKMYGSFQRMTERVNQLVGERYLLEMKQQQMELMTLHTQITPHLLYNTLDSIYWTAIDKDEPELARMVKDLSSLLRIGLSRGRELVTVREEIQHIQAYTRLQLQRYQNVFEVHYDLDEGLLDETTPKVILQPIVENAILHGVGKMDGEGEIWIRAVRGAEYFAFIIDDNGFKPADPESLHRLMAFGVGEGYGIRNVDRRIKLHFGDAFGIRYSLREDGGTRAEIRLPIRPLVPLDDNDGSL; encoded by the coding sequence ATGCCGCTAAAGAACAAGATCATTCTCTCGTTTCTCGCTTTCATCGTCATTCCCTTTCTAATAGTCGGCGGATTCTCTTATAGGCAGGCATCGGAAATGACGAAGGAGCAGGTGAGCCTTACTCTGTTTCGGCTGGCCAAGCAGAATGGGATTACGCTGGAGCGAACGCTAAACAGCATGAACGAGAAGACTCTCAAGTTCATTGAGGAGCACTTCATCAATAATGCGAAGAGTCCGATTGTCCTCAGTCAGATTAGCGACCTATCCGAGTACAATACGATCAGCGATATCATTTCCAAGTTCACGCTCGACGGAACGCATTACGCCCTGTTCGTGCCCGACGCGAACGACAAATGGAATTATACGCTCGATTCGGGTAAGGAATTCGGCTTGATCTATACCGATTCGAATCGTCTGCCGCCCTTCTACGAGGAAGCGGTCCAGCTTCGCGGGACAGGAATCATTCGCGTCGTGAAGTTCGGCGATTCACTCCGTCCAACCGTCTGCTTCGTAAGGGCGATCGTCGATCCGCAGGATTCGAAACAAACATTGGGTGTTCTCTATGTGACGCACCTAGAGACTATTCTGTTTAACGACATCTGGGATAACCAAGTTCCATCGGGAAGTCGTAGTTACCTCATCAACGAGAGGAACGAAGTGTTAAGCTCCGACTCGAACGAGCAGATCGGCAGTAAGATGGATATTCCGGTACAGATGCAACAGATAACTAACGATTACCGCGTGGTGAATTGGCACAATCGCCAGGTCTTATTCACCTCGATCTATAATCAGAAATTCAGCACACGCCTTGTCTACGAGGTCCCCGTTCATACGATGATCGGCGAGCAGGAGTCCTATCAACGGGTGTTATTCGTCGTTATGTTGCTTTGCTTCCTTTTCGTTGCCGGGTATCTCGTCTACATGCTTCGACTAATGCTGAGTCCGCTGCACAAGCTGTCTAAATTAGCCGAGAGGTATGAGCCGGGCATGACATTCAGCCTTCTGTCTATGGTGCAACGCAATGATGAGATCGGCAAAATGTACGGATCCTTTCAGCGAATGACCGAGCGGGTGAACCAGTTAGTCGGAGAACGTTACTTGTTGGAAATGAAGCAGCAGCAGATGGAGCTTATGACTTTGCATACCCAGATTACGCCGCATCTGCTGTACAACACATTGGACTCCATTTATTGGACCGCAATCGATAAGGACGAGCCCGAGCTTGCGCGAATGGTTAAAGACTTATCCTCTCTTCTACGGATTGGTTTAAGCAGGGGAAGGGAACTCGTAACGGTTCGCGAGGAAATCCAACATATTCAGGCGTATACTCGTCTGCAACTGCAGCGGTACCAAAACGTATTCGAAGTGCATTATGACTTGGATGAAGGGTTACTGGACGAGACTACGCCTAAGGTTATTTTGCAGCCGATTGTGGAAAATGCCATTCTCCATGGCGTCGGGAAGATGGACGGCGAGGGAGAAATCTGGATTCGGGCGGTACGAGGGGCGGAGTACTTCGCTTTTATTATCGACGATAATGGCTTTAAGCCGGCAGATCCTGAATCGCTGCATCGTCTCATGGCCTTTGGAGTGGGAGAGGGGTACGGGATTCGTAATGTAGACCGACGGATCAAGCTGCATTTCGGAGACGCGTTCGGCATCCGATATTCGTTACGCGAAGATGGGGGTACTAGAGCAGAGATTCGTCTACCGATCCGACCGCTTGTGCCATTGGATGATAATGACGGTTCGTTATAA
- a CDS encoding ABC transporter permease — translation MAIQTSIDRTVYADKGVKPLAFKQRGLSRFVRNLISYKALYLMFIPGLLVLLVNNYLPIFGVFVAFKDVNYIDGIFGSPWVGFHNFEFLFSNDDAIRAVRNTVLYSVTFMSLTTVFAVTVSLLFNELRSRLFAKLYQSLMILPYFLSMVVVSYLVLAFLSPQGGFINTILRSMGIAEIDWYSSSEYWPTIFVLITLWKNIGYSAVVYIAGMAGIDPEYYEAAVIDGASRWQQAKSITLPMIRPLIIILTLLSMANIFVSDFGLFYQVTLNSGILYDTTDVIDTFVYRSLINLNDIGMSSAAALVQSTVGFVLVLSSNAVVRKISKEDSLF, via the coding sequence ATGGCAATTCAGACTTCCATAGATCGCACGGTGTATGCCGACAAGGGGGTTAAGCCTCTCGCATTCAAGCAAAGGGGGTTATCCCGGTTTGTTCGGAATTTGATCTCTTACAAAGCGCTTTACTTGATGTTCATTCCAGGACTGCTCGTACTTCTCGTCAACAATTACCTGCCTATATTCGGCGTTTTCGTCGCCTTTAAGGACGTGAACTATATAGACGGTATTTTCGGTAGCCCTTGGGTAGGCTTCCACAACTTCGAGTTTCTTTTCAGCAACGACGATGCCATCCGAGCCGTTCGTAATACCGTCCTCTATAGCGTCACCTTTATGTCGTTGACGACGGTGTTCGCCGTCACGGTCAGCCTGCTCTTCAATGAGCTGAGGTCGCGATTGTTCGCGAAGCTGTATCAAAGCTTAATGATCTTGCCTTACTTCCTTTCCATGGTCGTTGTGAGTTATCTCGTGCTCGCATTCCTAAGCCCGCAAGGCGGCTTTATTAATACCATTCTCAGGAGCATGGGTATAGCAGAGATCGATTGGTACTCCTCCTCCGAATACTGGCCTACAATCTTTGTTCTGATTACTTTGTGGAAAAATATCGGCTACAGCGCAGTCGTCTATATCGCCGGTATGGCGGGTATCGATCCGGAGTATTACGAAGCGGCGGTCATCGATGGCGCTAGCCGCTGGCAGCAGGCGAAGTCGATTACATTGCCGATGATCCGTCCGCTCATCATCATTCTCACTCTGTTGTCGATGGCTAATATTTTCGTCTCGGATTTCGGGCTATTCTATCAAGTGACGCTAAATTCAGGTATCCTCTACGACACGACCGACGTTATTGATACATTCGTTTACCGATCCCTTATTAACCTTAACGACATCGGTATGTCATCGGCAGCAGCGCTCGTGCAATCAACGGTAGGGTTCGTCTTAGTCTTGAGTTCAAATGCAGTCGTTCGCAAAATAAGCAAGGAAGACTCGCTTTTCTAG
- a CDS encoding carbohydrate ABC transporter permease — protein sequence MSKLTARRENVVGPTANFLIHTLFTVVSIACVVPLLLVIVISFTSETSIVKNGYLFWPEQWSLKSYDFLFKDASTVFRAYGVSIGLTLVGTLINILIMGLYAYPLSRRDLPYRPIFSFLLVFVLLFNGGTVTKYIVYTRILHIGDSYMALLLPLLMLPFYVIVMRTFFQTTIHPAILESAKIDGAGEFRIFARIIIPLSLPVFATVALFSTLNYWNDWFNALLFINDANKLPLQYLMIKVMNDVQFIKDRMDQVALMNLNLSELPSETLRMAMVVVGIGPIVLSYPFFQRFFIKGLTVGSVKG from the coding sequence ATGAGCAAACTTACGGCAAGAAGGGAAAACGTTGTCGGTCCGACGGCTAACTTTCTTATCCACACTCTTTTCACTGTCGTTTCCATCGCTTGCGTCGTGCCGCTCTTGCTCGTTATCGTGATCTCGTTCACCAGCGAGACTTCTATCGTTAAGAACGGCTATCTCTTCTGGCCGGAGCAATGGTCGCTTAAATCCTATGACTTTCTATTTAAGGATGCTTCGACGGTATTCCGTGCCTATGGCGTTAGCATCGGTTTGACCCTCGTTGGAACGCTGATTAACATCCTCATTATGGGGCTATACGCGTATCCGCTCTCAAGGAGGGACCTTCCTTACCGCCCTATCTTCTCGTTCCTCCTTGTCTTTGTTCTCCTATTCAACGGGGGGACGGTCACGAAGTATATCGTCTATACTCGCATCCTGCACATTGGAGATTCTTATATGGCCCTACTGCTGCCGCTCTTGATGCTACCGTTCTACGTCATCGTCATGCGGACGTTCTTCCAGACGACGATCCATCCCGCGATTCTGGAATCGGCTAAGATCGACGGCGCCGGCGAATTTCGAATCTTTGCTAGAATCATCATTCCGCTATCGTTGCCCGTGTTCGCGACGGTCGCCTTGTTCAGCACTCTTAACTACTGGAACGATTGGTTTAACGCGCTGCTGTTCATTAACGATGCGAATAAGCTGCCGCTTCAATATCTCATGATCAAGGTTATGAACGACGTTCAGTTCATTAAAGACCGCATGGATCAAGTAGCGCTAATGAACCTGAACCTCAGCGAGCTTCCAAGCGAAACGCTTAGAATGGCAATGGTCGTTGTCGGTATTGGTCCCATCGTATTGTCTTACCCGTTCTTCCAACGTTTTTTCATCAAAGGTTTGACGGTAGGCTCCGTTAAAGGCTAG
- a CDS encoding ABC transporter substrate-binding protein, whose protein sequence is MIKHLKVPALLLALGMTAAIGLSACGNSNNNASPSASPTATTNESNSPSASSSEPATAELQPFEVSIYMPGSPQKDQVVVEERIDELLKDKLPNTKVSLNYIDWSAYLEKTNLMLQTGEPIDLVFAPEWYQFFSNAAKGAFLPLNDDSLAQGNLLSQYGKGISETINPIYLQAPVIAGKLYAIPTNKELAQGRGFAFRKDIVEKYQFDISTVKELKDIEPFLQVIKEKDPNIYPVYSNKQDSVLDWLQDYGYQDLGFGTYINRKVEGSKVISVTSPEYLAIELENDKLLNDWYKKGYLNKNAPTTQEKIDDVRSAGKIWFLSTTTSPGREASFRIKNNSGSGPEHFDWSVVNTQTPLVTTSQATGSQFAIARSSKDPARAMMVLDLLYTDKELLNTVVYGIQDKHYTKVGDNKIKQIADSGYAPGNSWIIGNQLNNYLLDNELDSKYEEYVEFNKTAEQSPLLGFSFNPDPVKTQVASYNTIFTEFKDILRTGSVDPADILKKRNDKLDKAGIDEIVKEMQKQLDEWKIANGK, encoded by the coding sequence GTGATAAAACATCTAAAAGTTCCAGCCCTGCTGCTCGCTTTAGGCATGACGGCGGCTATCGGCTTAAGCGCTTGCGGCAACAGTAACAATAACGCGTCACCGTCCGCATCCCCAACCGCAACAACGAATGAAAGCAACTCGCCAAGCGCTAGCTCATCAGAACCCGCTACAGCCGAGCTTCAACCCTTCGAAGTGTCCATTTATATGCCGGGTTCGCCACAGAAGGATCAAGTTGTCGTCGAAGAAAGGATCGATGAGCTACTTAAGGATAAGCTGCCGAATACGAAGGTAAGTCTGAACTATATCGATTGGAGCGCTTATTTGGAGAAAACGAACCTCATGCTTCAAACGGGGGAGCCGATAGATCTCGTCTTCGCTCCGGAATGGTATCAGTTTTTCTCCAATGCGGCGAAGGGGGCATTCCTTCCCTTGAATGACGACAGTCTGGCTCAAGGCAATTTGCTCTCCCAATATGGTAAGGGTATTAGCGAAACCATCAATCCTATTTACCTGCAAGCGCCGGTCATCGCGGGAAAACTGTATGCAATTCCAACGAATAAGGAGCTGGCTCAGGGGCGGGGCTTTGCCTTCCGTAAGGATATCGTGGAGAAGTATCAATTCGACATCAGCACGGTCAAGGAGCTAAAGGATATCGAGCCGTTCCTTCAAGTCATTAAAGAGAAGGATCCGAACATCTATCCGGTTTATAGCAACAAGCAAGATTCCGTTCTAGATTGGTTGCAGGATTACGGGTATCAAGACTTGGGCTTCGGCACTTATATTAACCGCAAGGTGGAGGGCAGCAAGGTTATCTCCGTAACAAGTCCCGAATATTTAGCTATTGAGCTCGAGAACGACAAGCTGCTTAATGACTGGTACAAGAAAGGTTATCTGAACAAAAACGCTCCGACAACGCAAGAGAAGATTGATGACGTTAGGTCAGCCGGAAAAATATGGTTCCTCTCCACGACGACCTCTCCAGGCCGGGAAGCTTCTTTCCGGATTAAGAACAACTCCGGCAGCGGTCCAGAGCACTTCGATTGGTCCGTCGTGAATACCCAAACGCCTCTCGTAACGACGTCTCAAGCGACAGGCTCACAGTTCGCGATTGCCCGCTCTTCCAAAGATCCAGCGCGTGCAATGATGGTGCTTGATCTGCTTTATACGGATAAAGAGCTATTGAATACGGTCGTATATGGAATTCAAGACAAACACTACACTAAGGTCGGAGACAACAAGATCAAGCAAATCGCGGATTCAGGTTATGCTCCGGGCAACTCGTGGATTATCGGCAACCAGCTAAATAACTATTTATTAGACAATGAATTAGACAGCAAGTATGAAGAATACGTGGAATTCAACAAAACGGCGGAGCAGTCGCCGTTGCTTGGTTTCTCTTTCAATCCCGATCCCGTAAAGACGCAGGTAGCCTCCTATAATACGATTTTTACGGAGTTCAAAGATATTCTACGCACAGGTTCGGTCGATCCTGCGGATATTCTCAAGAAACGTAACGACAAGCTGGACAAAGCCGGGATCGATGAAATCGTGAAAGAAATGCAGAAGCAATTGGACGAGTGGAAGATAGCGAACGGTAAGTAA
- a CDS encoding electron transfer flavoprotein subunit beta/FixA family protein, protein MLHIVACIKQVPDTKIIKMNPKTNTMDRSSAPAILNPYDSHAVEEAVRLRERYGGVVSVLTMGPPPAVKAIRKCIEIGADEGYMITDRAFAGADTLATSYALTKALEKIASEVRPIDLIICGKMTIDGDTGQVGPGIARRLDMPPLTSVNKVVEINRAEGYAIVHRKLEDGYEVIRSTLPCLFSVEKDINEVPYSTLPNMLRAARYQPHVWAVSDLNDIDKTQLGLKGSPTIVSSVWAPQKPQGGKLLEGTPEEQIQQLLDVVLTRRELFDAVAGGEGS, encoded by the coding sequence ATGCTGCATATCGTTGCATGCATTAAGCAAGTTCCGGACACGAAGATCATTAAGATGAACCCCAAGACGAATACGATGGATCGTTCGAGCGCTCCGGCGATTCTGAATCCGTACGATTCGCATGCGGTCGAAGAGGCGGTTAGGCTGAGGGAGCGTTATGGCGGAGTCGTGTCGGTTCTGACGATGGGCCCTCCTCCGGCGGTGAAGGCGATAAGGAAATGCATCGAGATCGGGGCGGACGAAGGGTACATGATCACGGACCGGGCATTCGCGGGAGCGGATACTCTGGCGACCAGCTACGCATTGACCAAGGCGTTGGAGAAGATAGCGTCCGAAGTCCGGCCTATCGATCTGATCATTTGCGGCAAAATGACGATTGACGGAGATACCGGGCAGGTTGGTCCGGGAATCGCGCGCAGGTTAGACATGCCGCCGCTTACCTCGGTCAATAAAGTGGTCGAGATCAATCGGGCCGAAGGGTACGCGATCGTTCATCGGAAGCTGGAGGACGGGTACGAAGTTATCCGATCGACCTTGCCTTGCCTGTTCTCGGTAGAGAAAGACATCAACGAGGTTCCTTATTCCACTCTGCCGAATATGTTGCGAGCCGCGCGATATCAGCCGCATGTATGGGCGGTCAGCGATCTGAACGACATTGACAAGACGCAGCTAGGCTTGAAAGGCTCGCCGACGATCGTCAGTTCGGTATGGGCGCCGCAGAAACCGCAAGGCGGAAAGCTTCTTGAGGGGACGCCGGAAGAGCAGATTCAACAGCTGCTGGATGTCGTGTTGACGCGAAGAGAGCTGTTCGATGCTGTAGCAGGGGGGGAAGGAAGTTGA
- a CDS encoding electron transfer flavoprotein subunit alpha/FixB family protein, producing MNFDDYRGVWVFIEEKDGHVASVSLELLGAGRQLADKRKTELAGVLIGDNVQSLAQIAFEYGADKVYMYDAPIYRYYRTETFMRAVLACVEKHKPEILLYGATSTGKDLASAVATDLPTGLTADTTQLDVEEDTGLLLASRPAFGGNIMATILCKKYRPQMATVRPKVMKALPRNKEASGVVIEESIPITEEDIRTKVLEIVRSTTQHVRIDEADVIVAGGKGLGGPAGFQVIHRLAETLGAAVGASRDVVEAGWVPHHHQVGQTGVTVTPKIYFAIGISGAIQHLVGMQNSGLIIAINKDPAAPIFQSSHYGIVGDALTIVPMLTEAFQIALGRKEEADAGKI from the coding sequence TTGAACTTCGACGATTATCGCGGCGTTTGGGTGTTTATCGAAGAGAAGGACGGACACGTGGCTTCGGTATCGCTCGAGCTGCTTGGAGCGGGAAGGCAGCTTGCGGACAAACGAAAGACGGAGCTGGCCGGGGTGTTGATCGGGGATAACGTTCAATCGCTGGCGCAGATCGCGTTCGAATACGGAGCGGATAAAGTCTATATGTACGATGCGCCCATCTATCGCTACTATCGGACGGAAACGTTCATGCGAGCGGTGTTAGCTTGCGTGGAGAAACATAAGCCGGAAATTCTACTCTATGGCGCTACCTCGACGGGAAAAGATTTGGCAAGCGCGGTGGCGACCGATCTGCCGACGGGGTTAACCGCGGATACGACGCAATTGGACGTGGAGGAAGATACCGGACTACTCCTCGCCAGCCGTCCGGCTTTCGGCGGCAACATCATGGCTACGATCTTATGCAAGAAGTATCGCCCTCAGATGGCCACCGTTCGCCCTAAAGTAATGAAAGCGCTCCCCCGCAATAAGGAGGCGTCGGGTGTCGTCATCGAGGAGAGCATCCCGATTACGGAAGAGGACATCCGTACGAAAGTTCTGGAGATCGTCCGTTCGACGACGCAACACGTTCGGATCGACGAAGCGGATGTTATCGTTGCCGGAGGCAAAGGACTCGGAGGTCCCGCGGGTTTCCAGGTTATTCATCGCTTGGCGGAGACGCTTGGCGCAGCGGTCGGCGCTAGCCGCGACGTGGTCGAAGCCGGTTGGGTTCCGCATCATCATCAAGTCGGTCAGACCGGGGTGACGGTGACGCCGAAGATTTATTTTGCCATCGGCATATCGGGAGCGATTCAGCACTTGGTCGGGATGCAGAATTCCGGATTGATTATCGCGATCAACAAAGACCCGGCGGCGCCGATCTTCCAATCCTCCCATTATGGAATCGTAGGGGATGCGCTGACGATCGTGCCTATGCTTACCGAAGCTTTCCAAATTGCGCTAGGGAGAAAGGAAGAGGCCGATGCCGGAAAAATTTGA
- a CDS encoding FAD-dependent oxidoreductase, producing the protein MPEKFEAIVVGAGPAGIACAYELAKAGVKVLLIERGEYPGSKNVMGGVLYRKMMEEIVPDFHKEAPLERPIVEQRFMMMDKSSAVTFSYKGMEWATEPFNNFTVLRAKFDQWFASKAVEKGALLVNETVVLECIVEDGKVVGVRTDRPDGELRADVVVLADGVNSLLAKSLGFHKEFRPDEVALATMEVLKLDKKIIEDRFNLEEGQGCTIELFGDATKGILGTGFLYTNKDTLSIGVGTLLSGLIKHKIKPYELMEYVKTHPMIRPYLLGAEPQEYLAHLIPEGGYHSIPKVVGNGVLVVGDAAQLVNAIHREGSNMAMTSGRFAAETIVAAREREDFSQASLDEYRVKLMGSFVGQDMKKYKDSTHHFDKFPQYFEQYIPMMNRAASQMLTVDGSSKWEKQKKIWRDIGPAKQKFKIARDLIRAWRVIK; encoded by the coding sequence ATGCCGGAAAAATTTGAAGCGATCGTCGTCGGAGCGGGCCCTGCCGGAATCGCTTGCGCTTACGAGTTAGCGAAGGCAGGCGTGAAGGTGCTGCTGATCGAGCGGGGAGAATATCCCGGTTCCAAGAACGTCATGGGCGGCGTGCTCTATCGCAAAATGATGGAGGAAATCGTGCCCGATTTCCATAAGGAAGCCCCGTTGGAGCGTCCGATCGTGGAACAGAGGTTTATGATGATGGATAAATCCTCGGCGGTAACCTTCTCTTACAAAGGGATGGAGTGGGCAACGGAACCGTTCAATAACTTCACCGTGCTGCGGGCGAAGTTCGATCAATGGTTCGCTTCCAAGGCGGTGGAGAAGGGGGCTTTGCTCGTCAACGAAACCGTTGTCCTGGAGTGCATCGTCGAAGACGGCAAAGTCGTCGGCGTGCGCACGGACCGTCCGGACGGAGAGCTTCGCGCCGATGTCGTCGTATTGGCGGACGGAGTGAACTCCCTGCTCGCCAAGTCGCTAGGCTTCCATAAGGAGTTCCGTCCGGACGAAGTGGCGCTGGCGACGATGGAAGTGCTGAAGCTCGACAAGAAGATTATCGAGGATCGGTTTAACCTCGAAGAAGGCCAGGGCTGCACGATCGAGCTGTTCGGAGACGCGACGAAGGGCATTCTGGGCACCGGATTTCTGTACACGAACAAAGATACGCTCAGCATCGGCGTCGGCACGTTACTTTCCGGACTGATTAAGCATAAGATAAAGCCTTACGAACTGATGGAATACGTGAAAACGCATCCGATGATCCGGCCGTACCTTCTTGGGGCGGAGCCTCAAGAATATTTGGCGCATCTGATCCCGGAGGGAGGGTATCATTCCATTCCGAAGGTAGTTGGAAACGGCGTGCTTGTCGTCGGGGACGCGGCGCAGCTCGTGAACGCGATTCATCGCGAAGGCTCGAACATGGCGATGACTTCGGGGCGGTTCGCGGCGGAAACCATCGTGGCGGCGAGAGAGCGGGAGGACTTCTCCCAAGCGTCGCTCGACGAGTACCGGGTGAAATTAATGGGCAGCTTCGTCGGTCAGGATATGAAGAAGTACAAGGATTCCACGCACCATTTCGACAAGTTCCCGCAGTATTTCGAACAGTACATTCCGATGATGAATCGCGCGGCAAGCCAGATGCTGACCGTAGACGGCTCTTCGAAATGGGAGAAGCAGAAGAAGATATGGCGCGACATCGGTCCGGCCAAGCAGAAGTTCAAGATCGCCCGCGATCTGATTCGGGCATGGAGGGTGATCAAGTAA
- a CDS encoding ferredoxin family protein, producing the protein MEGDQVMSSDSQPVPSKGANIEEKQYLLRFNADTQSHLHVMDTEVCMTSCPDKICTIFCPAEVYKWEEIRMHVGYEGCHECGSCRIGCPHQNIKWVYPKGGHGIVFRLG; encoded by the coding sequence ATGGAGGGTGATCAAGTAATGAGCAGCGATTCTCAGCCGGTTCCTTCCAAAGGGGCCAACATCGAGGAGAAGCAATATTTGCTCAGATTCAACGCGGATACGCAGTCGCATTTGCATGTGATGGATACGGAAGTATGCATGACCAGCTGCCCCGATAAAATATGCACGATTTTCTGCCCGGCAGAGGTATACAAGTGGGAAGAAATCCGCATGCATGTCGGATACGAGGGCTGTCATGAATGCGGGAGCTGTCGCATCGGCTGTCCTCATCAGAACATCAAGTGGGTCTATCCGAAGGGCGGACACGGCATCGTCTTTCGACTCGGGTGA